The following coding sequences are from one Alphaproteobacteria bacterium 33-17 window:
- a CDS encoding hypoxia-induced family protein, producing MSLLPLVLFVAMLLTLIALIAGIVLMARGGKINQKYSNKLMTMRVVLQGLAIAIVAIIFLVAKKSQ from the coding sequence ATGTCTCTACTCCCTTTAGTTCTCTTCGTTGCAATGTTACTTACATTAATAGCTTTAATAGCAGGAATAGTGCTTATGGCTAGAGGTGGTAAAATCAATCAGAAATATAGTAATAAACTTATGACAATGCGTGTAGTTTTGCAAGGTCTTGCAATTGCTATTGTTGCTATAATATTTTTAGTTGCTAAAAAATCTCAGTAA